A region of Deltaproteobacteria bacterium DNA encodes the following proteins:
- a CDS encoding UbiA family prenyltransferase, producing MKLYWEFARPFTLLPPALGMVSGGITALGADPQWESHWVDPGWAFAIYMGPDWLRITWYIVVGAIMAATLNAASNALNQITDLTNDSVSKPTRPIPSGRISITEATVITVFWYVLALFMSFLVNWQCFLIVLVASFFIYGYSAKPFRTKARGWWANFTIAIPRGILLKVAGWSSVKTIFAAEPWYIGLIFGLFLLGAATTKDFSDMEGDAADGCKTLPVKYGPKAAAWMIAPFFVLPFPLIPLGAHWGILTGNRLMLDIMGVGLALWGCYTVWLLLRNPDELSKTENHPSWKHMYGMMMGMQIGFALSYLF from the coding sequence ATGAAGCTGTATTGGGAATTCGCGCGTCCGTTCACGCTGCTGCCGCCGGCGCTCGGCATGGTCTCGGGCGGCATCACGGCGCTCGGCGCCGATCCCCAATGGGAGAGCCACTGGGTCGATCCCGGCTGGGCGTTCGCGATCTACATGGGCCCGGATTGGCTGCGGATCACGTGGTACATCGTCGTCGGCGCGATCATGGCCGCGACGCTCAACGCGGCGAGCAACGCGCTCAACCAGATCACCGATCTGACCAACGACTCGGTTTCCAAGCCGACGCGGCCGATCCCCAGCGGGCGCATCTCGATCACCGAAGCGACCGTCATCACCGTGTTCTGGTACGTGCTCGCGCTTTTCATGAGCTTCCTCGTCAACTGGCAGTGCTTCCTGATCGTCCTGGTCGCTTCGTTTTTCATCTACGGCTATTCGGCCAAGCCGTTTCGCACCAAGGCGCGCGGTTGGTGGGCCAATTTCACCATCGCCATCCCGCGCGGCATTTTGCTGAAAGTCGCCGGCTGGTCGAGCGTCAAGACGATTTTCGCCGCCGAGCCTTGGTACATCGGCCTGATCTTCGGTCTGTTCCTGCTCGGCGCGGCGACGACCAAAGACTTTTCGGACATGGAAGGCGACGCCGCGGACGGCTGCAAGACGCTGCCCGTGAAGTACGGCCCCAAGGCCGCCGCGTGGATGATCGCGCCGTTTTTCGTGCTGCCCTTCCCGCTCATCCCGCTGGGCGCGCACTGGGGCATCCTGACCGGCAACCGGCTGATGCTCGACATCATGGGCGTGGGCCTCGCCCTGTGGGGCTGCTACACGGTCTGGCTGCTGCTGCGTAATCCCGACGAACTGTCCAAGACGGAAAACCATCCGTCCTGGAAGCACATGTACGGGATGATGATGGGCATGCAGATCGGGTTCGCGCTGAGCTATCTGTTCTAA